One window from the genome of Rickettsiales bacterium encodes:
- a CDS encoding ABC transporter ATP-binding protein has product MAHAAVEISNLQKTYAGDKRSEPKQALKGIDLTIPQGSFFGLLGPNGAGKSTLINIMAGLVNKTSGQVKIGGYDVDKDMRNSRLSIGVVPQELVIDTFFTVREALEIHAGYYGVPKAMRRTQEIIDAMGLSDKADINTRRLSGGMKRRVLIGKALVHNPPVLILDEPTAGVDVELRESLWKYIRELNAAGTTILLTTHYLEEAEQLCDQIAVINHGEIVAHDSTENLLKQLDSKQLVIELQKPLKKLPEGLEGFCAKLLDGKLVIDYRPSETSFSEIFASLGAANIKIRDLTTHEADLEDIFKQLTA; this is encoded by the coding sequence ATGGCTCACGCCGCCGTCGAAATCTCGAACCTGCAAAAAACCTATGCCGGTGACAAACGCAGTGAACCGAAGCAGGCCCTTAAGGGGATTGATTTAACCATACCTCAAGGCTCATTCTTTGGGTTACTTGGCCCCAATGGTGCCGGAAAATCCACGCTCATCAATATTATGGCCGGATTGGTCAATAAAACCTCCGGTCAGGTCAAAATTGGTGGCTACGATGTTGATAAAGACATGCGCAATAGCCGCCTTTCCATCGGCGTAGTGCCGCAAGAGCTGGTCATTGACACCTTCTTCACCGTCCGTGAAGCGCTAGAAATTCATGCTGGCTATTACGGTGTGCCTAAGGCTATGCGCCGCACTCAGGAAATTATCGATGCCATGGGGCTTTCCGATAAAGCCGATATCAATACCCGCCGCCTATCGGGCGGAATGAAACGCCGCGTGTTGATCGGCAAAGCGCTCGTACATAATCCGCCCGTGCTCATCCTCGACGAGCCCACCGCAGGCGTCGATGTCGAACTACGTGAAAGCCTGTGGAAATATATTCGTGAGCTAAATGCTGCTGGCACGACCATCTTGCTCACCACTCACTATCTAGAAGAAGCTGAACAACTTTGCGATCAAATTGCCGTCATCAATCACGGTGAAATCGTCGCGCATGACAGTACGGAGAATCTACTTAAGCAGTTAGATTCCAAGCAACTCGTCATCGAGCTCCAAAAACCGCTAAAAAAACTCCCTGAGGGCTTAGAAGGCTTCTGCGCCAAATTACTCGATGGCAAGCTCGTTATCGATTACCGCCCAAGTGAAACTAGCTTTAGCGAAATTTTTGCGTCCTTGGGCGCCGCAAACATCAAAATTCGCGACTTAACCACCCACGAAGCCGACCTTGAAGATATTTTTAAACAATTAACTGCATAA
- a CDS encoding cytochrome c family protein produces MEMNKIAASILLAGIIAMVAGFVTDLMYHPVTDLEKRGYSIEVVETAGAGTVAADAAPVDIHPFLAAADLEAGKVFSKKCTACHSFDAGGAHKVGPALYGVFNRDIASSAGYAYSDALQAVPGKWTAQNVSEFLTKPKKFAKGTKMVYAGIKKPEQRANLIAYLQSLK; encoded by the coding sequence ATGGAAATGAATAAAATTGCTGCGTCTATTCTTTTGGCAGGCATCATCGCAATGGTGGCGGGTTTCGTCACTGATTTAATGTATCACCCTGTAACCGATCTTGAAAAGCGCGGTTACAGTATCGAAGTCGTTGAAACGGCAGGCGCTGGCACGGTTGCTGCCGATGCGGCACCGGTTGATATCCACCCCTTCCTCGCCGCAGCTGACCTAGAAGCCGGTAAAGTCTTCAGCAAAAAATGTACCGCATGCCATAGTTTCGATGCAGGCGGCGCACATAAGGTTGGCCCGGCACTTTACGGCGTCTTTAACCGTGATATCGCCTCATCCGCTGGCTATGCCTATTCCGATGCGCTGCAAGCTGTTCCCGGAAAATGGACCGCGCAAAACGTCTCTGAGTTCCTCACTAAGCCGAAGAAATTCGCTAAAGGCACCAAGATGGTTTATGCGGGCATCAAAAAACCAGAACAACGTGCTAATCTGATTGCTTATCTCCAAAGCTTGAAATAA